The genomic region GATCCCACTTCTTCATCGGCAACAAACAACAATTTTACGGTGTGAGCAGGCTGAATCTTTAATGCAAGAAATGCATAAGCGGCGAATACCGCTCCGGTCAGTCCTTGCTGGTTATCCTCGACGCCGCGCCCGATAATTTTATCACCGTCCTGCTTCAATACCCACGGATCGCTTTCCCATTTTGCCAGCTCTCCGGGCGGCACCACATCGGTATGCGCCATAATCCAAACCCGTTTTGAATCATCTTTGCCCGGAATGGTAACGACAAGGTTCGGTCTGATACCGGAGGAGACCCGCGTATCGGGTGCATCGAACCGTTCAAATTGAGTAAAGCCGAGCTTTTTTAAATATGCTTCCAGCGCTTCGCATTTTTTCAATTCCCCGTCGCCGTCCGACTCCGGAGCCATGGCTGGAATGGAGCACAAAAGCCGTTCAAGCTCAATCATCTTATCTTTTTGTTGAGCGATAAAATCTTTAACCGATAAAAAATTTGACATACAACCTCCACATACGTAATGAAATTAAACTCTCTTCAAAAGAGCAAAACACTCTCAAAAGAGGCTTCTACTATACCATATTGATAGCTATTCTGCAAACAAGAAGATTGATCATTCTACGCGTCGACTTCCGCAAGAAGATTTTTCATAATAAAGGCTTTGCGTTCGGGGGTATTCTTTCCCATATAAAACTCAAGCACGCCCGGAATTTTTTTCACGGTCTGAATACTGACCGGTAAAAGGCGGATATCCTTTCCGATAAACTGACCGAATTCGCTCGGGCTTATTTCTCCCAATCCCTTAAAACGGGTAACCTCCGCCGCTGTACCGAGCCGCTTCATTTCGACATCCCGCTCTTTTTCCGAATAGCAATAGCAGGTCTCTTTTTTGGTGCGCACCCTGAACAGCGGCGTTTCCAAAATAAAAATCCGCCCACTCAGCACCAGCTCTTCAAAGTAGGTGAGAAAAAAGGTGAGCAAAAGATTTCTGATATGAAAGCCGTCGTTATCGGCATCGGTTGCGATGATGATCTTATTATAGCGGAGGCTTTCAAGGCTGTTTTCGATACCGAGCGCCATCATCATATTGTAGAGCTCCGCATTTTTGTAGATGGCGGCGCGTTTTTTGCCGTGCATATTTTCGGGCTTACCGCGCAGCGAAAAAAGCGCTTGCGTAAGAACGTCGCGGCTCGAAACCATTGAACCCGAAGCCGAATCTCCTTCGGTAATAAAAATCATCGACTCATTGCCGTACTGCTTATCCCCAAGGTGAAACTTGCAGTCTTTAAGTTTCGGGATTTTCATTGCAATTTTTTTTGCAGCGGCCTTCGCTTCTTTTTTAACGCTGTTCAGCTCTGTCCGCAGCCGTTCGTTTGCGAGGATTTTTTCTTCCAGCTTCCGCGCGGCTTCGGCATTTTTTTGCAGCCATTCAACCACAGCGGCTTTGGTACCGTTGACAATCCACGGCCGCACCTCGGTATTGCCGAGCTTATTTTTTGTTTGGCTTTCGAACACGGGCGCTTGCACCTTAACCGCCACCGCCGCGCAGGTGCCTTCGCGGACATCCTCGCTCTTGTAGTTTTTGCGGTAGTATTCGTTAATACCTTTCAGCAAGCCTTCTTTAAAGGCGGAAAGATGCGTGCCGCCATCCGAGGTGTACTGTCCGTTGGCAAACGAAAAATAGGTTTCGCCGTAGTTGTTGGTATGAGTAAAGGCAAATTCGAGTTTTGCTTCCTTAAAGTGAGCAATCGTGTAGAGCGTTTCTTCGCCGATTTCCGCATTGAGCAGATCGAGTAAGCCGTTTTCCGATATGTATGAAGCGCCGTTAAAGGTGAGCGTAAGACCGGCATTCAGATAGGCGTAGTTCCACATCCGTTTTTCGATAAAGTCGAGATTGAATGTATAGTCGCCGAATATTTCCCTGTCGGGAATAAACTCGACGAGCGTGCCGTTCTTAATCCCTTTTTTGGCATCTCCTTGTTTTTCGTGCTTTAGCACACCCCGCTCAAACACCGCTTCGGCGTATTTCCCGTCACGGACAGAAACCACTCGGAAATATTCGGAGAGTGCGTTCACCGCCTTGGTGCCGACGCCGTTCAAGCCCACCGAAAACTGAAAGACTTCATCATTGTACTTCGCACCGGTGTTGATGACCGACACGCATTCCACGACCTTCCCAAGCGGAATACCGCGTCCGTAATCCCGCACAGTAACTTTATTGTCCTTCAACAGCGCGTCGATGCGGTCTCCGTTTCCCATGATGAACTCATCGATGGAGTTATCGAGCACTTCTTTTAACAGGATGTAAATACCGTCGTCGGGATTCGAGCCGTTTCCGAGCCGACCGATATACATACCGGTGCGGAGCCTGATATGCTCCAATGAGCTCAGCGTCTTTATTTTCGATTCATCATACGTATTCTTTGCAGCCATGTTGTTTTAAATTCCTTCCATAAAAAGTCAAGAAGAAAGTTTCAATTTTCGATTGACTTTTTACGCATGTTCGCAACGAAGTGAGAACATGCAGATGATATACAAGTTTGCGATTAAGCAAACTTGAGTAAATAAAAGTCGTGCCATTTGTACGGCTTTTATTTAACACTCCAAAAAAAGTTTTTTTAAATTGAAGACAGAACGGTGAGCGGCGGAAGTCCTAAGTTGTCTGCCGTTTGCCGGAGCGCAGCGTCGGAGCAGATTACCGCAGCGGTACCGCCGGATATACCTTCCGCCGTCATTGCCGAAAGCGCGGCGCTTCCCGATACGCTTGCGGCGAGCTGCTCGGCAAGCCGGTTCATGCGTTCCCGTGTACAAGAGATAATACCTTCGATTGTTTGCATGCGCGCCTGATGGGTTATCCCGTTTAAGAGACGCGAGAACGTCGCCGCGCTTCTCTGCGCCGGGGTTCTCGGCTGGAGCGCTGTGCTGTACGTGCCGGTAATCAAGGCCTCCAGTTCGGAGTCGGTAAGCGGAGCCGCGATGCTCTTTTCGATACAATCCCGTATACTGCGCAAGGATTTAAGCGGCGCAGGGTCGCGGTAAGTAGTCATCGTAAACAGCGCCGTTGCGGAATCGGGATATGCCGAAACGCCGTACGCGCCACCTTTTACGCGGATTGCCTCCCACAATGCCCCCGTTTCAAGCCACTGGGCATAGACGATAGCAGCGCCGTATTCCGTTTCATCGAACGTAACCGGCAGAAGCTGTGCCGCAAAGCCTACCTGCACGGCGCTGGGAAAGGCCGAAAGCACCGCCGGTTTTTCAAAGGCTTCGGTTCTAAAGCCGCCGGTATTGCGGTGCGGAAAATCAAATCGCAGTAAATGGGAAGTGAGCGCCTTTTTGATAACGCTTATATCGGCGCTCGTTCCGCACACCTTCACGATAAGGCCGGAGCGCATCAGCTTCCGGTGTATTTCTTCAAGTTTACGGGTAAGTTCACC from Treponema vincentii harbors:
- a CDS encoding DNA topoisomerase IV subunit B, which encodes MAAKNTYDESKIKTLSSLEHIRLRTGMYIGRLGNGSNPDDGIYILLKEVLDNSIDEFIMGNGDRIDALLKDNKVTVRDYGRGIPLGKVVECVSVINTGAKYNDEVFQFSVGLNGVGTKAVNALSEYFRVVSVRDGKYAEAVFERGVLKHEKQGDAKKGIKNGTLVEFIPDREIFGDYTFNLDFIEKRMWNYAYLNAGLTLTFNGASYISENGLLDLLNAEIGEETLYTIAHFKEAKLEFAFTHTNNYGETYFSFANGQYTSDGGTHLSAFKEGLLKGINEYYRKNYKSEDVREGTCAAVAVKVQAPVFESQTKNKLGNTEVRPWIVNGTKAAVVEWLQKNAEAARKLEEKILANERLRTELNSVKKEAKAAAKKIAMKIPKLKDCKFHLGDKQYGNESMIFITEGDSASGSMVSSRDVLTQALFSLRGKPENMHGKKRAAIYKNAELYNMMMALGIENSLESLRYNKIIIATDADNDGFHIRNLLLTFFLTYFEELVLSGRIFILETPLFRVRTKKETCYCYSEKERDVEMKRLGTAAEVTRFKGLGEISPSEFGQFIGKDIRLLPVSIQTVKKIPGVLEFYMGKNTPERKAFIMKNLLAEVDA